Within Phocoena phocoena chromosome 9, mPhoPho1.1, whole genome shotgun sequence, the genomic segment CTAGACCTCTATCACCTTAGACCTCTGTCTGTAAGATTCTCAGGTAGTTGTGTCCTGTGGCTTTGTTGTGTCTATGTGCACTTTCTCCCTCCAACTGGAGCGTGGGGCTGACGGGAGCAAATGGGAAGACGGGGTCAAAAAGGGTAAGCGGTGCCCTACAAGGTCAGACTGAGGGACTCAGACTGGGCAGGTGGGGGGTGGACGTTCGTTGCAAGCAATAATAAAGGGTGGGGCCCGCCTATCACCTGGATTCCAGAGATGCCGTGAGTCCTGAGGCCCCAGGCAGGGCCTGCCTAGGACTGGATCCTGGACTGGGTAGAAATACAGAGACGGAAGGGAGACCATAGAGAAGAAGTTAAAAGTAAGGAACGTAGGGCTCTGACATAGTAAACTCACATGAGGGCTGGGAGTCAGAACTTCCGGGCTGGTTCCTGGCTATTCCACACATACTGATACCCTGGGACAACAGTGTGATCCTAGAGAGAATCCCAGAGCTGAAGGGGACCCTGCAGATCACTTCTTTGGGCCATTTATTTGATTTGAGGTAgaagaaacaaacccaaacaaaggTGTCTAATATGCTTACTTTGAAATCTAACCTAGCGGTGATGCCAATTGCTAGTTTAGACACAACAGCTGTGTGTCTTTTTGcaggagcctggggaggggccaTGGTGCCAAGCCAATTGTGGGGGACTCTGGAGAAGCCGCTTCTCTTCCTGTGTTGCACCTCCTTCCTCCTGGGGCTGGCTTTGCTGGGGATACGGCCGGACATCGCCCCTGTTGCTTATTTCTTTCTCACCTTGGGTGGCTTCTTTTTGTTGGCCTGCCTCCTGGCCTGTGTTTTGGAATGGGGGTCTCGATCAGTGCAGACCGAGAGCCCAGGGGCCTCAAGCAATGCACGGTGAGTTAAGGGGTGGGCAGGATTGGAGGATTACATGTGGACCCATTCTCCCTATGTCCCTCTAGACTTTAGGCGGACAGCCTCTGCTTTCCCCTTGTCACTGGTATCAGGGTCAGGGGCTAGTGGAGGGGTCTTTTGCTGGTAGAagatagaaaagggaaaaaaggcttCTTTCAGGAAGCCACTAATGACCTTAtttctccccccccccacttcaGGGACAATGAAGCCTTTGAGGTACCTACCTACGAAGAGGCCACAGTGTTGGAATCACAGTGCCACCCCCCAGGGGTGGATCAACCACCCTCCTACACCAGTGTTGTAATCCCCCCAGAACTTGAGGTGAGACAGCCTAGCCATCCAGAGGAGCCCAGGAGAGCCAGACTGGACAGGCGAGTGGGCTCAGAGGGGTCTGTGATCTCAGGAAGCCCTGGAAGACCTCCAGTCAGCCTGCGGCTTCGGGGACCACGAGTTGCGTCCACTGTTCCTGATCTGCAGAGCTTGTGGGCGCCCCCCAAATTGGAACCTCTTACTCCACCCCCTGCCTACGATGTCAGCTTTGGTCACCTCGATGATGATGTTTTCTATGGAAACAACTGGACACCCCCCTAAAGGACTTTGCTAGGATATGTCATCTTTCTGCACCAGACCCACTCATTCATTCGAACAATGCTTCCCAGTGCCTGTTATGTGTCAGGAACTGTGTCTCCACCTGGATGTCACAAATGATGACTTTAACCCAGAGGGGAGTGAGGCTATGGTGAGCCCTTCCCAGTTTTACAGTGGCACATCCCAGGGATGTAGGCGGCACAATTTGAGTCTTCAGGCAATATTCAGTGACCTACCCCATACCTGGTATTTCCAGAGTTAGACTGAGGGTGAGATGAGGAGATTCCAGAGAATCtagtgaaggaagaaaagaaacaatatctgAGTGACAGCTCTGTTGCTTCTCTTCCAGGTGCTTTGCCTCTATTAGATCACAAAAATGAGGTATTATTGTCCTCATTTGAAAAACGAGGATGCTAAGGGTCagaaaaaattgataatttgCACAGGGGCACACTGCTAGTAAATGACACACAAATGTCTTGAATTCTGCTCTTCTGATCCCATAGCCCTTGTGTTTTCAATACAAGGCAACAGAAGCCAGATCATGCACACATCTCTCAATTTCTGTCTTGGTCAATGGCTGGTGAGGGGTAGAAGACTTCGTGTAGACAGAATGGGGGACCAGCTGTGTCTGCAGACAGGGAGTGCTGAGTGGGACCAGGAGTGTGCCCAGCCTCCTAGAGGAGCAGAGCTGATCAAAACTGTGATGGCCCCTGCTCCAGATGGGAAATTCCTGCCCCGGGGGGCTAGACAGCAGTCCCCAGTGCAGGGTCCCATCCTATCTAGAAGCAGTGGAGTAAACTGCCCCAGGGGTAGGGACATCTGATTCTGAGGATGGGTGGATATGAtggtcagaaaagagaaaacccgAGGTCCTTGGCGAGGGGTGGTGGAGCATCTAAGGATCCCTCTTGCATCATCTATTATGAAGCACTGGAAACACTTGCACTGTCTGCAACAGCTTCAGCCTCACCCCTGCGCCTGACCCCGCTGGGTTTTACCCGAGGACCCCCTGCCCTGCTTCCTCAGATCCAAAGAGAACACCAGCTTCTCTAATCGTGTGCTGTGCCTGTGATGCAGGTTTGAGCCAACCATCGCTGACCCACGCTCATTCTTTGCGCGGGTATCTGTCTAGCGCCTTCTAGTGCTGTCCTTGTCCTCCTTACCCTGGTCCCAACAGTTAACTTTAATAAAGTGAAAAGTCCGGCCACACCCATCTCCATACAGTTCTTGCAACAGGCGGGTGAGGAGAGGTGGGCGGTTCCGGGGAGGGAACTGTGATTTCCGCGGGAACCGACGACCAATCGGATGGCCAAGTAGGGCGGGGCGGCTCCTCGCTTCCCCTTCCGCCGAGCGCGCTCGCTCATCCCATTGGACAGCGAGTCCGCCGCGTGGGTTCTGCGCCTGCGCGCGCTCCGGCGACGGCGCGGCCGGCCTCGCGTGGGGGCGGAGCTGGGATAGCAGCGCGCAGGCGCTTTGCGCGCCGGCGGACGGGGGAGGGATGCGGTGGACGAGAGGGCTCGCGGTTTGTTTGGGTTGTGGGCGGTGCGCGCACAGCCCGGGAAATGGCGGCGCCGACCGCAGGCCCCCGGTCCGCCCTCCAGCAAAAGGGGCTGATGACCTCTGATAGGGGGCGCAGGTGAGTGGGGAGGGTCCCAGGGGTCCGTAGTGGGACCCAGGGAGGGAGACGTGGGTTTCAGGCGTATGGCCCTGGCGCCCCTCCCCTCGGAGCCCCTGGAAGCCGCGGTGTCCAAGCTTCCAGCCAAGGGTGGGAGGCCGGCTGAGCCCCCGAGGGGAGCGCGGGCGGGCGAATCTCTTCTGGGCCTCGTCCCTCTCGAGCAAAGACTCCCCAGCCTCCATTCTTCCAATCCCGGAGGCTCTGAACCGGGCGAGCTCTTTCCAGTCCTGTTAAATCTCGGTTTCTCTTAAAAGAttcttgattctttctttctctcggTTCCCTTTTGAGGAACTAAACTCTGTACTCATAAAAACCGATGAGACCTGCAGATCTCGGAATTCTCCCTGATGTGCATTTGTTTCGGATTGAATATATCATGATCCGTATTGCGTTGGGTGTAATGACCAGATTTTCACAGCAGTCAACACAGATTTTGGGGTTTGGGTGTACTCTGAGACAAGGAAGTTCCCGAGGCTCCGAGTGTCTCAGCCTCTGTCCCAGTTAAATCGTATCATGGCAGACATCACCCAGGATAACATATTTTAATGCCTCCCGGTCCAGACCCAGGTGATGAATTGAGGACTTTGGAACCAGAACCTGCAGAAGGACACAGAATCAAGACTTAAGAATCTTCTTTGTGTCCTTTCCTC encodes:
- the TMEM139 gene encoding transmembrane protein 139; this translates as MVPSQLWGTLEKPLLFLCCTSFLLGLALLGIRPDIAPVAYFFLTLGGFFLLACLLACVLEWGSRSVQTESPGASSNARDNEAFEVPTYEEATVLESQCHPPGVDQPPSYTSVVIPPELEVRQPSHPEEPRRARLDRRVGSEGSVISGSPGRPPVSLRLRGPRVASTVPDLQSLWAPPKLEPLTPPPAYDVSFGHLDDDVFYGNNWTPP